A window of the Cellvibrio sp. pealriver genome harbors these coding sequences:
- a CDS encoding carbohydrate-binding protein: MKFPLSKSLQQFCACAVGLLCLSSLPAVAQTEQILFDDFSYSNNTQLTNNGWRLRTWAGGPGLANGTWSANNISFVTDPASPSNKFMRLKAGTNINGSTIANNNSTSGSVSQAEVARTEQIYKNGTWAARMYFNDAPSTGADGDTVIQTFFGLTDYIEGAEPYSEIDFEYLPNGGWWTGSATPSMWSGTYRIVDWSDESNHGVTRTQGSLQGWHTLVMQVQDGHIAFYIDGNYQTSFSGAVAPDYPMYLMFQLWFSNDCFDAACNTRGYINNSNYREYYEDVDWVYFEKNNIVSPTLIPQKVANLRAAGTSYIQNINGNSTSSIPASSTPASSSSAAAQQCNWWGTIYPICTHISSGWGWQNSADCVGIQTCQTLSPPYGVVGATASSSSRSSTPQSSSRASSSAAPFTRLIQAESYSVMSGVQLETTTDSGGGQNVGWIDTGDWMSYANVNFPTSGTYKVEYRVASPTGSALSLDLNAGAIQLGQVTIPATGGWQNWTTVSHNVQVTAGTYSVGIYAPQSGWNVNWLRITKI; the protein is encoded by the coding sequence ATGAAATTTCCACTAAGTAAATCATTGCAACAATTTTGTGCTTGCGCAGTCGGTCTGCTGTGTTTGTCTTCCTTGCCTGCAGTGGCGCAAACAGAACAAATTTTATTTGATGATTTTAGTTATTCCAATAACACGCAATTAACCAACAACGGTTGGCGCTTGCGTACCTGGGCGGGCGGTCCTGGTTTGGCAAATGGAACATGGAGTGCAAATAATATTTCGTTTGTGACCGATCCTGCATCGCCATCTAATAAATTCATGCGCTTGAAAGCGGGCACTAATATTAACGGCAGTACTATTGCAAATAATAATTCAACCTCGGGCAGTGTGTCGCAAGCAGAAGTTGCCCGCACGGAACAAATTTATAAAAACGGAACCTGGGCTGCGCGCATGTATTTTAATGATGCGCCCAGCACCGGTGCCGATGGCGATACGGTGATTCAGACGTTTTTTGGTTTGACGGATTACATTGAAGGTGCGGAGCCTTACAGTGAAATTGATTTTGAGTATTTGCCCAACGGTGGTTGGTGGACTGGTTCGGCTACGCCGAGTATGTGGTCGGGAACATACCGTATTGTTGACTGGAGTGATGAAAGCAATCACGGTGTAACGCGTACCCAGGGGAGCTTGCAAGGCTGGCATACACTCGTTATGCAAGTGCAAGACGGTCATATCGCATTTTACATCGATGGCAATTATCAGACTTCGTTCAGTGGTGCAGTTGCGCCGGATTACCCAATGTATCTGATGTTCCAATTGTGGTTCAGCAACGATTGTTTTGATGCGGCGTGTAATACCCGCGGTTACATTAATAACAGCAATTACCGCGAATATTATGAGGACGTTGACTGGGTTTATTTTGAAAAAAATAACATCGTCTCGCCAACATTAATTCCACAAAAAGTTGCGAACTTGCGCGCAGCGGGAACAAGCTACATACAAAACATCAATGGTAATAGCACCAGTTCAATCCCCGCATCATCAACGCCTGCAAGTTCAAGTAGCGCGGCCGCACAGCAATGCAATTGGTGGGGAACGATTTATCCTATTTGTACGCACATCAGCTCCGGTTGGGGTTGGCAAAATAGCGCGGATTGCGTTGGTATCCAAACATGCCAAACCTTATCGCCTCCTTATGGTGTGGTAGGCGCAACTGCATCCAGCAGTTCGCGTTCCAGCACACCACAAAGCTCCAGCAGGGCATCATCCAGTGCTGCGCCGTTTACACGTTTAATCCAGGCAGAAAGTTATTCGGTAATGAGCGGTGTACAACTTGAAACCACGACGGATTCTGGTGGTGGGCAAAATGTCGGCTGGATTGATACGGGGGATTGGATGTCATACGCGAATGTTAATTTCCCCACCAGCGGTACTTATAAGGTGGAATACCGTGTTGCAAGCCCGACCGGTTCTGCGCTGTCGTTGGATTTAAATGCCGGTGCAATCCAATTAGGCCAAGTCACTATTCCTGCAACCGGTGGCTGGCAAAACTGGACAACGGTTTCGCACAATGTACAAGTCACTGCCGGTACTTACAGTGTGGGAATTTATGCTCCACAAAGTGGCTGGAATGTTAACTGGCTGCGCATCACCAAAATCTAA
- a CDS encoding RNA pyrophosphohydrolase: protein MIDSDGFRPNVGIILTNDQGQLLWARRVGGQDAWQFPQGGINPSETPEQALYRELHEEIGLYQSDVEILACTRGWLRYRLPHRLVRHNSLPLCVGQKQKWFLLRMLSDDSKVSLNNGGRAEFDDWRWVSYWYPLGKVVSFKRDVYRRALKELSLYHSHMEERGLRLR, encoded by the coding sequence GTGATAGATTCTGATGGATTCCGCCCGAATGTGGGCATTATTTTGACCAATGATCAAGGGCAGCTCCTCTGGGCCCGGCGTGTCGGGGGGCAAGATGCCTGGCAGTTTCCCCAAGGTGGTATCAACCCGAGCGAGACCCCTGAGCAGGCGCTGTATCGTGAGCTGCATGAAGAAATTGGTTTGTACCAGAGTGATGTAGAGATTCTGGCGTGTACCCGGGGGTGGTTGCGTTATCGGCTGCCGCATCGTCTGGTGCGCCACAACTCACTTCCTCTGTGTGTAGGCCAAAAGCAAAAATGGTTTCTTTTGCGTATGTTGAGTGATGACTCAAAAGTCAGTCTCAATAACGGTGGGAGAGCCGAATTTGATGATTGGCGTTGGGTGAGCTATTGGTATCCGCTGGGTAAGGTGGTCTCGTTCAAGCGTGATGTGTACCGGCGCGCGTTGAAAGAATTGTCCCTGTATCATTCGCATATGGAGGAGCGCGGCCTCCGACTTCGTTAG
- a CDS encoding acyltransferase family protein: MNALTSSTRYLALDALRGLTIAMMILVNTPGSWEFIYPPFAHADWNGCTPTDLVFPFFLFVVGSAMYFSFYKNGLDQSEKWLLPSMFIIIVRRALIIFALGLLFNGVLGGWDNLRVMGVLQRIALAYMLAAFIVLSVSQLMVYVVSALLLLGYWALLVSGAQGDPFGLTSNAVVVLDVMLIGPDHMYTGKGIPFDPEGLLSTLPAIVNVLIGFELTRFLVLQPNRFYSVKILLLIGASGILFGLLWNIWLPINKSLWTSSFVIYSAGYFCIALAVFVWLVDVKQQYSFAQPLIIYGSNSIFIYMLAPFWVHAYQYFLIGNKGITFYDFLYGVLAQVFPPAMASLVFALLHVLLFWCVSWVLYRRKVFIRV; this comes from the coding sequence ATGAATGCATTAACAAGTTCTACCCGTTATCTCGCATTGGATGCGCTGCGCGGGCTTACGATTGCGATGATGATTTTGGTAAATACTCCGGGCTCCTGGGAATTTATTTATCCCCCTTTTGCCCACGCCGATTGGAATGGCTGTACGCCGACTGATTTGGTGTTTCCGTTTTTTTTGTTTGTAGTGGGCTCAGCAATGTATTTCTCTTTTTATAAAAATGGATTGGATCAAAGCGAAAAATGGTTGCTGCCATCTATGTTCATAATAATTGTGCGCCGGGCGCTGATTATTTTTGCACTTGGCTTGTTATTCAATGGCGTGCTTGGTGGCTGGGACAATCTGCGTGTGATGGGTGTGCTACAGCGAATCGCACTTGCCTATATGCTTGCTGCATTCATTGTATTGAGCGTTAGTCAACTGATGGTGTACGTGGTAAGTGCACTGCTATTGCTGGGGTATTGGGCGTTATTGGTTTCAGGTGCTCAAGGTGATCCGTTTGGGCTAACCAGCAATGCCGTGGTTGTGCTGGATGTGATGCTGATCGGTCCTGATCATATGTACACCGGAAAAGGTATTCCTTTTGATCCGGAAGGTTTGCTTAGTACCTTGCCTGCCATTGTGAATGTATTGATCGGGTTTGAATTAACGCGTTTTTTGGTGTTGCAACCCAACCGTTTTTACAGTGTGAAAATATTATTGTTGATCGGTGCGAGTGGAATTCTATTTGGGTTGCTATGGAATATTTGGTTACCGATTAACAAATCGCTGTGGACCAGTTCTTTTGTTATTTATAGCGCAGGGTATTTTTGTATCGCATTGGCAGTATTTGTGTGGTTGGTCGATGTCAAACAACAATACTCATTCGCGCAGCCGTTGATTATTTATGGTTCCAATTCCATTTTTATTTATATGTTGGCTCCGTTTTGGGTGCACGCTTATCAATATTTTCTGATAGGTAATAAAGGCATAACGTTTTACGATTTTTTATATGGTGTATTAGCACAGGTTTTTCCGCCTGCTATGGCATCGCTTGTTTTTGCGCTGTTGCATGTTTTGCTTTTTTGGTGCGTAAGCTGGGTTTTGTATCGTCGAAAAGTATTTATCAGAGTGTGA
- a CDS encoding tryptophan halogenase family protein, protein MNERSHKEYQSHSEYQSDAIRSEKTIKDILIVGGGTAGWMAAAALSHVYKNRQCRIRLVESDQIGTVGVGEATIPVIQKFNQMLGIDENDFIKHTQGTFKLGIQFVNWGRIGNSYVHPFGPYGMSMGYLSFYHYWLRHAAAGKTVDPGEYSIAIQAALRGRFMPPAKMPNSPLSQISYAYHFDAGLYAKYLRNFAEARDVERIEGEIEQVKLREENGFIDKVILKNGQALSAQLFIDCTGFRGLLIEKAMNTGYDDWTHWLPCDTAVAVPSSNISAPLPYTRSTAHAAGWQWKIPLQHRTGNGHVFCSKYMSDEQAKKILLDNIEGDVLAEPRFIRFKTGMRRKFWNKNCVAMGLASGFLEPLESTSIHLIQSSISKLIALLPMAEIDPTVIEKYNELLTSEFTYVRDFIILHYKVSQRTDSEFWNYRRHMQVPESLQKKLDLYHASGRLFRDNNELFDEVSWFAVMQGQGLRARDYHPLADQIEAAEFQRIMQEIKSVISRAADAMPSHADYIAKHCSAHNFLKEAMQMQSA, encoded by the coding sequence ATGAATGAGCGATCGCATAAAGAGTATCAATCGCATAGCGAGTATCAGTCGGATGCAATCCGATCAGAAAAAACAATAAAAGATATTTTAATTGTCGGTGGAGGCACCGCTGGTTGGATGGCTGCCGCAGCGTTATCGCATGTGTATAAAAATCGCCAATGCCGCATCCGTTTAGTGGAGTCCGATCAGATCGGCACAGTGGGAGTGGGCGAAGCCACCATTCCGGTTATCCAAAAATTTAATCAAATGCTGGGCATTGATGAAAATGATTTTATTAAGCACACCCAAGGCACTTTTAAATTAGGCATCCAATTTGTGAATTGGGGACGTATTGGCAACAGCTACGTACATCCCTTTGGCCCTTACGGCATGAGCATGGGCTATTTAAGTTTTTACCATTACTGGTTGCGCCATGCGGCGGCCGGTAAAACGGTTGATCCGGGTGAGTATTCCATTGCAATCCAAGCGGCGTTGCGCGGGCGTTTTATGCCGCCAGCAAAAATGCCCAACTCGCCGTTATCGCAAATTTCCTATGCTTATCATTTTGATGCAGGGCTTTACGCAAAATATTTGCGCAATTTTGCTGAAGCGCGCGATGTAGAGCGTATTGAAGGCGAAATCGAACAGGTAAAACTGCGTGAAGAAAATGGCTTCATTGATAAAGTGATTTTGAAAAACGGGCAGGCATTATCGGCGCAACTCTTTATTGATTGCACCGGCTTTCGCGGATTACTCATCGAAAAAGCCATGAATACCGGCTACGACGATTGGACACATTGGCTGCCGTGCGATACGGCCGTCGCAGTGCCCAGCAGCAATATATCGGCACCCTTGCCCTATACCCGTTCAACGGCGCACGCCGCTGGTTGGCAATGGAAAATTCCATTGCAGCACCGCACGGGTAACGGCCATGTGTTTTGCAGTAAATACATGAGCGATGAACAAGCAAAAAAAATTCTGCTGGATAATATTGAGGGCGATGTACTGGCAGAGCCGCGCTTTATCCGTTTTAAAACCGGAATGCGAAGAAAATTCTGGAATAAAAATTGTGTGGCTATGGGGTTGGCAAGCGGATTTTTGGAACCTCTGGAATCTACCAGTATTCATTTAATTCAGTCCAGTATTTCCAAACTTATTGCGCTATTGCCGATGGCAGAGATAGATCCAACCGTCATCGAAAAATACAACGAATTGCTCACGTCCGAATTCACCTATGTGCGCGACTTTATCATTTTGCATTACAAGGTCAGCCAGCGCACAGATTCTGAATTTTGGAATTATCGTCGCCATATGCAGGTGCCAGAATCTTTGCAGAAAAAATTGGATTTATATCATGCCTCTGGCCGGTTGTTTCGCGATAACAATGAATTGTTTGACGAGGTGAGTTGGTTTGCGGTTATGCAAGGGCAGGGGCTGCGTGCGCGGGATTATCATCCACTTGCAGACCAAATTGAAGCGGCTGAATTTCAGCGAATAATGCAGGAAATAAAATCCGTCATCAGTCGCGCTGCCGATGCTATGCCGAGCCATGCTGACTACATCGCAAAACACTGTAGTGCACATAATTTTCTGAAAGAGGCGATGCAAATGCAATCAGCATAA
- a CDS encoding TonB-dependent receptor, producing the protein MRNNANRQTDEKKSGIGGEIGGKKPELNIGGRGFKKSLLALSIMAMGAPVLAQTANATDPDLEEVVVQGIRTSLEDAQALKREGDTVKDVITASDIGALPDKSITEALQRVPGVTVGRFAAPTDPNHFAAEGRGVLVRGLDRVHSQFNGRESFSAGNWTSGLSYEDIPPELVGTVEVIKNQTSDIIAGGVAGTVNLITRKPLDMDGRKIFISAKTSYGDLVDDWSPSYSGLFSDRWDTSVGEFGFLISASTSEFTARGDGINLSNFYERSATQTEYPTLGNTELPGYAGQKLFMPTGPWMQTADSNRDRNGFDVALQWQNPDETLKATAEFIRSDSEESWRERVLFPTTSSQGFDADLMNAVLVGNDATFDENGYFTSGTISYPWNVAYLASSRGDRTESIVEDASFNLVITPDDKWKIELDLQTLDTSYDRENNTINNRFAMSDVFLDLRTKVPTVKFLGTNASGGAPDWMGCPAGANPGTTDLSDPAGACDYYQVSIMDTNVDATGSMDAFTADVEYQIDGGWLKSVAGGAYFADIDRTTQDDEYINWGAVSHTWGTAPTAGLAGNPELYEAVNFGSDFMGGRGLAGDNRTFLFPRMSNTQEKNLLAYDAFLMENGLNNGGWHNRAARVTIDGKPTDAKGYLPHETVTTGIDREEAYIRFDFANDELAMPIKANFGLRYVSYGVDASGTSRFNKPGLGDVAQAYYEQKFPTYAQFFNGDGSTVNTAKPDTYTTTLPSFNLSVGVTDDVIARLALSKAVFFPSLYDMRNTVNYNAAVTSTEDPANPGTIVDMQVSANGVGGNPYLQPEESDQIDLTAEWYFSEVGSLTLSLFHKDITNLFRERNYLTTVTNPVSDVSLDMLVRKQVNEGEGKIQGFEIAYQQFYDFLPGFWSGLGTQFNYTYVSQDDLEDTKNGTSVSVGGDRNAFRNFNNLPLPGLSEDTYNFALMYQYEGIEARFAYNWRSEYLITRRDANAFAPIFSEDQGYLDASIWYTINDNFRIGIEGSNLLDEMTLTRTQFNQDGVTTPKNFSLTDRRYALSVRATF; encoded by the coding sequence ATGCGCAACAACGCAAACAGACAAACAGACGAGAAAAAAAGCGGGATAGGCGGTGAGATTGGCGGTAAGAAACCAGAGCTGAACATTGGCGGTCGGGGATTCAAGAAATCCCTGCTGGCGCTTTCCATCATGGCGATGGGGGCGCCGGTGTTGGCGCAAACGGCTAATGCAACTGATCCGGATCTGGAAGAGGTGGTGGTGCAGGGTATCCGCACCAGTCTTGAGGATGCGCAAGCGCTCAAGCGCGAAGGCGATACGGTGAAGGATGTAATTACCGCATCGGACATTGGTGCACTGCCGGACAAAAGTATCACCGAGGCGTTGCAGCGTGTGCCGGGTGTGACCGTTGGCCGCTTTGCCGCGCCGACAGACCCGAACCACTTTGCGGCGGAAGGTCGCGGTGTGTTGGTGCGTGGCCTTGACCGCGTGCACAGTCAGTTCAATGGCCGCGAATCCTTCAGTGCCGGTAACTGGACTTCCGGTTTGAGCTACGAAGATATTCCACCGGAATTAGTGGGCACGGTTGAGGTGATCAAAAACCAGACCTCGGACATCATCGCCGGTGGTGTAGCGGGTACGGTGAATTTGATTACGCGTAAACCGCTCGATATGGATGGCCGCAAAATTTTTATCTCGGCCAAAACCAGCTACGGTGATTTGGTCGATGATTGGTCGCCCTCCTACTCGGGCTTGTTCAGCGACCGCTGGGATACCAGTGTGGGTGAATTCGGGTTTTTGATCAGTGCATCAACATCGGAATTTACCGCGCGCGGTGACGGCATCAACCTGAGTAACTTCTATGAGCGCAGTGCGACCCAAACGGAATATCCGACTTTGGGTAACACCGAGCTGCCAGGTTATGCCGGGCAGAAATTATTTATGCCGACCGGCCCCTGGATGCAAACCGCTGACTCCAACCGTGACCGCAACGGTTTTGATGTGGCGCTGCAATGGCAAAATCCGGATGAAACACTCAAGGCGACCGCTGAATTTATCCGCTCGGATTCCGAGGAAAGTTGGCGCGAGCGCGTGCTCTTCCCAACCACCAGTTCACAAGGGTTTGATGCTGACTTGATGAATGCGGTGTTGGTAGGCAACGACGCAACCTTTGACGAAAACGGCTACTTCACCAGCGGCACCATCAGCTACCCGTGGAACGTGGCGTACCTTGCCTCCTCGCGCGGCGACCGCACCGAAAGTATCGTGGAAGATGCCAGTTTCAATCTGGTTATCACACCGGATGACAAATGGAAAATCGAACTGGATTTGCAAACATTGGATACCAGTTACGACCGCGAAAATAACACCATCAACAACCGTTTTGCGATGTCGGATGTGTTCCTCGATTTGCGCACCAAAGTGCCAACAGTGAAATTCCTGGGCACTAATGCCAGTGGCGGCGCACCGGATTGGATGGGTTGCCCTGCCGGTGCAAATCCGGGCACCACCGATTTGTCTGACCCTGCTGGTGCCTGTGATTACTATCAAGTGTCAATCATGGATACCAATGTGGACGCAACCGGTTCGATGGATGCATTCACTGCGGATGTGGAATACCAGATTGACGGTGGCTGGCTGAAATCGGTTGCCGGTGGTGCCTATTTCGCTGATATCGACCGCACCACGCAAGACGATGAATACATCAACTGGGGTGCTGTCTCGCACACTTGGGGTACTGCGCCTACCGCAGGTTTAGCGGGCAATCCTGAACTTTACGAGGCCGTTAATTTCGGCAGCGATTTTATGGGCGGCAGAGGTCTGGCCGGTGATAACCGCACCTTTTTGTTCCCGCGCATGAGCAACACCCAGGAAAAAAATCTGCTGGCCTACGATGCATTCCTGATGGAAAACGGATTGAACAACGGCGGCTGGCACAACCGTGCAGCGCGCGTGACGATCGATGGCAAACCCACCGATGCCAAAGGTTATTTGCCGCACGAAACGGTTACGACCGGCATTGATCGCGAAGAAGCTTACATTCGTTTTGATTTTGCAAACGATGAATTGGCTATGCCGATCAAAGCCAATTTTGGTTTGCGCTATGTAAGTTATGGCGTGGATGCTTCAGGGACATCGCGCTTTAACAAACCGGGTTTGGGCGATGTTGCACAAGCGTATTACGAACAAAAATTCCCTACTTACGCGCAATTTTTTAACGGCGATGGTTCAACGGTGAATACCGCGAAACCAGACACTTACACTACAACGTTGCCCAGTTTTAATTTAAGTGTGGGCGTGACCGATGATGTGATCGCGCGTTTGGCATTATCAAAAGCAGTGTTTTTCCCATCGCTTTACGATATGCGCAACACCGTCAATTACAACGCTGCCGTAACTTCAACAGAAGATCCTGCTAACCCCGGCACCATTGTGGATATGCAAGTCAGTGCAAATGGTGTTGGTGGCAATCCGTATTTACAACCGGAAGAATCTGACCAAATTGATTTGACGGCGGAATGGTATTTCAGCGAAGTGGGTTCTTTGACACTGAGCTTATTCCATAAAGACATCACCAATTTATTCCGTGAACGAAATTACTTAACCACAGTGACGAATCCGGTGAGCGATGTGTCGCTCGATATGTTGGTGCGTAAACAAGTCAACGAAGGCGAAGGAAAAATCCAGGGCTTTGAAATTGCGTATCAGCAATTTTACGATTTCCTCCCCGGCTTCTGGAGTGGATTGGGTACGCAGTTTAATTACACCTACGTATCGCAAGATGATTTGGAAGATACCAAAAACGGCACCAGTGTTTCCGTTGGTGGTGACCGCAATGCGTTCCGTAATTTCAATAATTTGCCGTTGCCCGGATTGTCGGAAGACACCTATAACTTCGCGTTGATGTATCAGTACGAAGGGATAGAGGCGCGCTTTGCGTACAACTGGCGTTCCGAGTATTTGATTACGCGTCGCGATGCCAATGCCTTTGCACCGATTTTCAGCGAAGACCAAGGCTATCTGGATGCGTCCATCTGGTACACGATCAATGACAATTTCCGCATTGGTATTGAAGGCAGCAACCTGTTGGATGAAATGACGCTCACGCGCACGCAGTTTAATCAGGATGGTGTCACTACACCGAAAAACTTCTCGTTAACGGATAGACGTTACGCGTTATCAGTGCGTGCGACGTTTTAA
- a CDS encoding class I SAM-dependent rRNA methyltransferase has translation MNLPVLVLNPQADRRLKLGHLWIYSNEVDVAKSPLKAFSMGQQALVTSSNGKPLGIALINPNGLICGRIINRDEKHPLNKSLLVHRIKQALALRELAFDEPFYRLIYGDSDLLPGLVVDRFGDYLVVQIASAGMELVKDEIVEALVQVLAPEGVLLANEHSARVLEGLPEYTQVAYGEVPESVELVENGTRFMAPVHGGQKTGWFYDHRMNRALLQQYVHGKRVLDVFSYIGGWGVQAAVAGASEVFCVDVSEAAADAVLENAQLNGVADRVAAIQGKAIDVLKELIASDERFDVVVLDPPAFIKKRKDQKAGEAAYRHINELGMRLLGRDGLLVSGSCSMHLGKDTLVEIVRAAGRHLDRHVQIIGQGGQGADHPVHPAIPETDYLKAVFARVYLA, from the coding sequence ATGAATCTGCCTGTTCTTGTTCTTAATCCCCAAGCTGATCGCCGTTTGAAACTGGGGCATTTATGGATCTATAGCAATGAGGTGGATGTTGCCAAGTCACCACTCAAAGCCTTCTCAATGGGGCAGCAAGCGCTCGTCACCAGCAGTAATGGTAAGCCGCTGGGGATTGCTTTGATCAATCCGAATGGGTTGATCTGTGGTCGCATCATCAACCGCGATGAAAAGCATCCGTTAAATAAATCCCTTCTGGTGCATCGTATCAAGCAGGCACTTGCGTTGCGTGAACTGGCTTTTGATGAGCCTTTTTATCGCCTGATTTACGGCGATTCTGATTTGTTGCCGGGGCTGGTGGTGGATAGGTTTGGTGATTATCTGGTGGTACAAATTGCCAGTGCAGGCATGGAATTGGTCAAGGATGAGATTGTTGAAGCATTGGTTCAGGTGCTGGCACCCGAGGGCGTTTTACTTGCCAATGAGCACAGTGCACGAGTGTTGGAAGGATTGCCTGAATATACCCAGGTAGCTTACGGCGAGGTGCCTGAGTCGGTTGAGTTGGTGGAAAACGGTACGCGTTTTATGGCTCCGGTGCATGGTGGGCAAAAGACAGGCTGGTTTTACGACCACCGTATGAATCGTGCGCTCTTGCAGCAATACGTTCACGGCAAGCGTGTGTTGGATGTGTTTTCTTATATTGGTGGATGGGGGGTTCAAGCTGCAGTGGCGGGTGCCAGTGAAGTGTTTTGTGTGGATGTTTCTGAAGCTGCGGCAGATGCGGTATTAGAGAACGCCCAGCTCAATGGGGTGGCTGACCGGGTTGCTGCTATTCAGGGCAAGGCGATCGATGTTCTTAAAGAGCTGATTGCGAGCGACGAGCGGTTTGATGTGGTAGTGCTTGACCCTCCTGCTTTTATCAAAAAGCGCAAAGACCAAAAGGCGGGTGAGGCCGCGTATCGTCATATTAATGAATTGGGAATGCGTTTATTGGGACGTGACGGATTGTTGGTGTCGGGCTCATGCTCTATGCATTTGGGAAAAGATACGTTGGTAGAAATTGTGCGGGCTGCAGGCCGCCATCTGGATCGCCATGTACAGATTATTGGGCAGGGTGGGCAGGGTGCCGATCACCCCGTTCATCCTGCCATCCCCGAGACTGACTATTTAAAAGCGGTGTTTGCGCGTGTGTATCTGGCGTAA
- a CDS encoding HAD family phosphatase — MALAIFDLDNTLIAGDSDHSWGVFLVEKQLVDAEVYRHANDGFYADYKNGTLDIRAYLQFSLAPLTQHSMEDLQKLHAEFMQKHIEPLMLPKAEALLKRHREQGDHLLIITATNGFVTRPIAKRLGVDDILATDPEVVDGRYTGNFVGTPCFQAGKITHLHEWLKSNHHSLEGAYFYSDSINDLPLLELVDNPVAVDADERLSHIARERDWTMLSLRD, encoded by the coding sequence GTGGCGCTGGCTATTTTTGATCTCGACAACACTCTAATTGCGGGCGACAGCGACCACAGTTGGGGCGTATTTCTAGTGGAAAAGCAATTGGTGGACGCGGAAGTCTATCGTCACGCCAATGATGGCTTTTACGCCGATTATAAAAATGGAACATTGGACATTCGCGCTTATTTGCAGTTTTCACTTGCCCCTTTGACCCAACACAGCATGGAAGACCTGCAAAAATTACACGCAGAATTTATGCAGAAACACATCGAGCCCCTGATGCTTCCCAAAGCAGAGGCACTCTTGAAGAGACACCGTGAACAAGGTGATCATCTGCTTATCATCACCGCCACCAACGGATTTGTGACGCGCCCTATCGCCAAACGTCTTGGCGTAGATGACATATTAGCTACCGATCCGGAAGTGGTTGATGGCCGCTACACCGGTAACTTTGTGGGCACTCCCTGCTTTCAAGCAGGAAAAATTACCCATCTACATGAATGGCTTAAGAGCAACCATCACTCATTGGAAGGCGCTTATTTCTACAGTGATTCAATCAACGATCTGCCCCTCCTTGAGCTGGTTGACAATCCAGTTGCCGTGGATGCGGATGAGCGCCTTAGCCACATCGCACGCGAACGCGACTGGACGATGCTAAGCCTGCGCGATTAG
- a CDS encoding glutathione peroxidase, giving the protein MSLFTKTTLSLVGAAIMSMASVAASACPDYMKGEYRKLHSKDSVNICELMENKAVLVVNTASHCGFTSQFKELEALHKKYKDKGLVVVGFASDDFKQEDADEEKAAEICYLNYGVTFTMLAPTHVKGEQANSLFKALASQSKEPKWNFNKYLLGKDGKVVEHFGSMTKPDSAKLAGAIEKLL; this is encoded by the coding sequence GTGAGTCTATTTACTAAAACGACACTGAGTTTGGTGGGAGCGGCAATTATGAGTATGGCGAGTGTGGCAGCGTCGGCCTGCCCGGACTATATGAAAGGCGAATACCGTAAGTTGCATTCCAAAGATTCGGTAAATATCTGTGAGCTGATGGAAAACAAGGCGGTATTGGTAGTGAATACGGCGAGCCATTGTGGTTTTACATCGCAATTCAAAGAGCTGGAAGCCTTGCATAAGAAATACAAAGACAAAGGTTTGGTAGTGGTGGGTTTTGCCAGTGATGACTTTAAACAAGAAGATGCCGATGAAGAGAAAGCCGCTGAAATTTGTTATTTAAACTACGGTGTGACCTTTACCATGCTGGCACCTACCCACGTAAAAGGTGAGCAGGCCAACTCATTGTTCAAGGCTTTAGCGAGCCAATCCAAAGAGCCCAAATGGAACTTCAATAAGTATCTGCTGGGTAAAGACGGAAAGGTTGTTGAGCATTTCGGAAGTATGACAAAGCCAGATTCAGCGAAGCTGGCGGGAGCGATTGAGAAGCTTCTCTAA